The proteins below come from a single Panicum hallii strain FIL2 chromosome 7, PHallii_v3.1, whole genome shotgun sequence genomic window:
- the LOC112901136 gene encoding uncharacterized protein LOC112901136 codes for MAEAAGAATELQQPAAGVAATATGDVVSARLQQVLALLFPSNLAAKAALFALVVALLPLLPTSQAPRIWELPHLLLLGIIISYGVFGQKNADAEVAAAADTKPVDDEASVEAYVSQMMQGSPLVFEHNDRDRDGDDGGGASKVGVQAWSSQYIPDDPLVIVADTNDGDGNLGEKPLLLPMRKLKPAAEDSAALTDDISDGIEDEEEEEEILAPKAGYDGVSERAIPSPSSVLDADLILSPSSPPLLPPPPPPPLPPFLGRGRRSLRNAKARSFNEFGAIGNQSTNERLGLHGVDGKQFRSKSAVQATRNAFAGYDPVVPIGDDDDDAVDAELDEAVAASESSFSSDVVTDGDEDEKVVDEEDGSSCDEELFELATKPGAEVEEEVEDEVDRKADEFIAKFREQIRMQRVEPGTRR; via the coding sequence ATGGcggaggcggccggcgcggccaCGGAGCTGCAGCAGCCTGCAGCTGGAGTAGCTGCGACGGCGACCGGCGATGTCGTCTCCGCGAGGCTGCAGCAGGTGCTGGCGCTGCTGTTCCCGTCCAACCTGGCCGCGAAGGCGGCGCTGTTCGCGCTCGTGGTggcgctgctgccgctgctgccgaCGAGCCAGGCGCCCAGGATCTGGGAGCTGCCGCACCTGCTCCTGCTCGGCATCATCATCTCCTACGGCGTCTTCGGCCAGAAGAACGCCGACGCCGAGGTGGCCGCTGCCGCCGACACCAAGCCCGTCGACGACGAGGCGTCGGTGGAGGCCTACGTATCGCAGATGATGCAGGGCTCGCCGCTGGTATTCGAGCACAACGACCGCGACCGCGACGGCGATGATGGCGGTGGAGCCAGCAAGGTCGGCGTCCAGGCGTGGAGCTCTCAGTACATCCCAGACGACCCGCTCGTGATCGTTGCCGACACCAACGATGGCGATGGCAACTTAGGCGAGAAGCCGCTCCTCCTGCCGATGAGGAAGCTGAAGCCGGCGGCCGAGGACTCGGCGGCACTGACAGATGATATCAGCGACGGCATtgaggatgaggaggaagaagaagagatcCTTGCCCCAAAGGCAGGATACGACGGCGTCAGCGAGCGCGCCATCCCTTCGCCGTCCTCCGTCCTCGACGCGGACCTGATCCTCTCGCCGTCCTCGCCGCCTCTGCTCCCGCCTCCCCCTCCACCCCCGCTGCCGCCGTTCCTCGGCCGCGGACGCCGCAGCCTCAGGAACGCCAAGGCGAGGAGCTTCAACGAATTCGGAGCGATCGGCAACCAGAGCACGAACGAGAGGCTGGGCCTGCACGGCGTCGACGGCAAACAGTTCCGGTCCAAATCGGCGGTCCAGGCGACGAGGAACGCCTTCGCCGGCTACGACCCAGTGGTACCAAtcggcgacgacgacgatgacgccGTCGATGCAGAGTTAGATGAGGCGGTCGCGGCGTCAGAAAGTTCGTTCAGCAGCGACGTGGTTACCGACGGCGATGAGGATGAGAAGGTCGTGGATGAAGAGGACGGCAGCTCGTGCGACGAGGAGCTCTTCGAGCTGGCGACGAAGCCGGGGGCGGAGgtcgaggaggaggtggaggacgAGGTGGACAGGAAAGCTGACGAGTTCATAGCCAAGTTCAGGGAGCAGATCAGGATGCAGAGGGTCGAGCCGGGCACCAGGAGGTGA